Proteins encoded together in one Streptomyces sp. B1I3 window:
- the murA gene encoding UDP-N-acetylglucosamine 1-carboxyvinyltransferase, with protein MTGTDDVLLVHGGTPLEGEIRVRGAKNLVPKAMVAALLGSGPSRLRNVPDIRDVRVVRGLLQLHGVTVRPGDEPGELILDPSHVESANVADIDAHAGSSRIPILFCGPLLHRLGHAFIPGLGGCDIGGRPIDFHFEVLRQFGATIEKRADGQYLEAPQRLRGTKIRLPYPSVGSTEQVLLTAVLAEGVTELSNAAVEPEIEDLICVLQKMGAIISMDTDRTIRITGVDQLDGYTHRAIPDRLEAASWASAALATEGNIYVRGAQQRSMMTFLNTYRRVGGAFEIDDEGIRFWHPGGALNAIALETDVHPGFQTDWQQPLVVALTQATGLSIVHETVYESRLGFTSALNQMGAHIQLYRECLGGSDCRFGQRNFLHSAVVSGPTKLQGADLVIPDLRGGFSYLIAALAAQGTSRVHGIDLINRGYENFMDKLEKLGAKVELPGGSLV; from the coding sequence ATGACCGGCACAGACGATGTCCTGCTTGTCCACGGCGGCACCCCGCTGGAGGGCGAGATCCGCGTCCGAGGCGCCAAGAACCTGGTGCCGAAGGCGATGGTCGCCGCGCTGCTCGGCAGCGGGCCCAGCCGACTCCGCAACGTGCCCGACATCCGCGATGTGCGGGTGGTCCGGGGACTGCTGCAGCTGCACGGCGTGACCGTCCGCCCCGGTGACGAACCGGGCGAACTCATCCTCGACCCGTCGCACGTCGAGAGCGCGAACGTCGCCGACATCGACGCGCACGCGGGCTCGTCGCGCATCCCGATCCTCTTCTGCGGTCCGCTGCTGCACCGCCTGGGCCACGCCTTCATCCCCGGGCTGGGCGGCTGCGACATCGGCGGCCGGCCGATCGACTTCCACTTCGAGGTGCTGCGCCAGTTCGGCGCGACCATCGAGAAGCGGGCCGACGGCCAGTATCTGGAGGCCCCGCAGCGACTGCGCGGTACGAAGATCAGGCTGCCGTACCCGTCGGTGGGCTCCACCGAGCAGGTGCTGCTGACCGCCGTCCTCGCCGAGGGCGTCACCGAACTGTCCAACGCGGCCGTCGAGCCGGAGATCGAGGACCTCATCTGCGTGCTGCAGAAGATGGGCGCGATCATCTCGATGGACACCGACCGGACCATCCGGATCACGGGTGTCGACCAGCTCGACGGTTACACGCACCGGGCGATCCCGGACCGCCTGGAGGCCGCCTCCTGGGCGTCGGCCGCGCTCGCGACCGAGGGCAACATCTACGTGCGCGGTGCCCAGCAGCGCTCGATGATGACGTTCCTCAACACCTACCGGCGGGTCGGCGGTGCCTTCGAGATCGACGACGAGGGCATCCGCTTCTGGCACCCGGGCGGCGCGCTGAACGCCATCGCCCTGGAGACGGACGTCCACCCCGGGTTCCAGACCGACTGGCAGCAGCCGCTGGTGGTGGCCCTGACGCAGGCCACGGGCCTGTCCATCGTCCACGAGACGGTGTACGAGTCGCGGCTCGGCTTCACCTCGGCGCTCAACCAGATGGGTGCGCACATCCAGCTCTACCGCGAGTGCCTCGGGGGCTCCGACTGCCGCTTCGGGCAGCGGAACTTCCTGCACTCGGCGGTCGTGTCCGGGCCCACGAAGCTCCAGGGCGCCGACCTGGTCATCCCGGACCTGCGGGGCGGCTTCTCGTACCTGATCGCCGCGCTGGCGGCCCAGGGCACGTCCCGGGTGCACGGCATCGACCTGATCAACCGGGGCTACGAGAACTTCATGGACAAGCTCGAGAAACTCGGCGCCAAGGTCGAGCTCCCGGGCGGATCGCTCGTCTGA
- a CDS encoding YqgE/AlgH family protein → MTEVSSLTGRLLVATPALADPNFDRAVVLLLDHDEEGSLGVVLNRPTPVGVGDILASWAGLTGEPDVVFQGGPVSLDSALGVAVIPGDEGPLGWRRVHGAIGLVDLEAPPELLAAALGSLRIFAGYAGWGPGQLEAELTDGAWYVVESEPGDVSSPRPENLWRAVLRRQRSELAMIATYPDDPSLN, encoded by the coding sequence ATGACCGAGGTGTCCTCGCTCACAGGGCGACTGCTCGTGGCCACGCCCGCCCTGGCGGATCCGAACTTCGACCGTGCCGTGGTGCTGCTCCTCGACCATGACGAGGAGGGCTCCCTCGGCGTGGTCCTCAACCGTCCGACCCCGGTCGGCGTCGGTGACATCCTCGCGTCGTGGGCCGGTCTGACCGGTGAGCCGGACGTGGTCTTCCAGGGAGGCCCCGTCTCGCTCGACTCGGCACTGGGCGTGGCGGTCATCCCCGGTGACGAGGGGCCCCTGGGCTGGCGCCGGGTGCACGGGGCGATCGGCCTGGTGGACCTGGAGGCGCCCCCCGAGCTGCTGGCCGCGGCGCTCGGGTCGTTGCGGATCTTCGCCGGGTACGCGGGCTGGGGGCCCGGGCAACTGGAGGCGGAGCTCACGGACGGGGCCTGGTACGTGGTCGAGTCGGAGCCGGGCGATGTGTCGTCGCCGCGCCCGGAAAACCTCTGGCGGGCCGTTCTGCGGCGCCAGCGCAGCGAACTGGCGATGATCGCGACGTATCCGGACGACCCTTCGCTGAACTGA
- a CDS encoding DUF3039 domain-containing protein yields the protein MSTLEPERGAGTGTLVEPTPQVSNGDGDHERYAHYVQKDKIMASALEGTPVVALCGKVWVPGRDPKKYPVCPMCKEIYESMGAGGDKDKGKGGKDSGKK from the coding sequence ATGAGCACTCTTGAGCCCGAGCGCGGGGCAGGGACGGGCACCCTCGTAGAGCCGACGCCACAGGTGTCGAACGGCGACGGCGACCACGAGCGCTACGCCCATTACGTCCAGAAGGACAAGATCATGGCGAGCGCCCTGGAGGGCACTCCCGTGGTGGCACTGTGCGGCAAGGTCTGGGTCCCGGGGCGCGACCCCAAGAAATACCCGGTATGTCCCATGTGCAAGGAGATCTACGAGTCCATGGGCGCCGGGGGCGACAAGGACAAGGGCAAGGGCGGCAAGGACAGCGGCAAGAAGTAG
- a CDS encoding extracellular solute-binding protein, translating into MKLSARIAAPAAALVLAGLTATACAPQTSDAGAGADEKNGTLRVWLFQEVGNKPKEKVVDAAVADFEKSHKGAKVEVEYIPVDTRAQRIKAAFNDPKSAPDLIEYGNTDTAGYVKDGGLADVSKEFAAWDEAKDTDPAAKQSVTVGGQVYGAPLFVGVRALYYRTDVFDDLGIEPPKSQAELIATAKKVHKEKPALYGLAVGGAYTYGAMPFIWAHGGELATETGVTYQAAINSEKARTGIEAYTSLFGDDNCPAAKCAAMGGNATVTAFASGKAAMAIGGDFSHAAVEAGAVKGKYAVVPLPGVEKGSIAPAFAGGNNIGVLRSTSHRTLAVDLMKSLTGKRTQAAMFDAMGFLPTYTDVRATVAEKEPFVAPFVDTLGAGATFVPASPAWGQIDASLVLPTMFQEIVSGRKDVATASDDAAKKMDAAFADAG; encoded by the coding sequence ATGAAGCTTTCTGCCCGAATTGCCGCCCCGGCCGCGGCTCTTGTGCTGGCCGGCCTCACCGCCACGGCCTGTGCGCCACAGACGTCCGACGCCGGGGCCGGGGCGGACGAGAAGAACGGGACGCTCCGCGTCTGGCTCTTCCAGGAAGTCGGCAACAAGCCGAAGGAGAAGGTCGTCGACGCCGCGGTCGCCGACTTCGAGAAGTCGCACAAGGGTGCGAAGGTCGAAGTCGAGTACATACCGGTCGACACCCGCGCCCAGCGCATCAAGGCGGCGTTCAACGACCCGAAGAGCGCTCCCGACCTCATCGAGTACGGCAACACCGACACCGCCGGGTACGTGAAGGACGGCGGACTGGCCGACGTCAGCAAGGAGTTCGCCGCCTGGGACGAGGCCAAGGACACCGACCCGGCGGCCAAGCAGTCCGTGACGGTCGGCGGCCAGGTGTACGGCGCGCCCCTGTTCGTCGGCGTACGGGCGCTGTACTACCGCACCGACGTCTTCGATGACCTCGGCATCGAGCCCCCCAAGTCCCAGGCCGAACTGATCGCCACCGCCAAGAAGGTCCACAAGGAGAAGCCCGCCCTGTACGGCCTCGCGGTCGGCGGCGCGTACACCTACGGCGCGATGCCCTTCATCTGGGCGCACGGGGGTGAACTGGCCACCGAGACCGGGGTGACCTACCAGGCGGCCATCAACAGCGAGAAGGCCCGTACGGGCATCGAGGCGTACACCTCACTCTTCGGCGACGACAACTGCCCCGCCGCGAAGTGCGCGGCCATGGGCGGCAACGCCACCGTCACCGCCTTCGCGTCCGGCAAGGCGGCCATGGCGATCGGCGGCGACTTCAGCCACGCGGCCGTCGAGGCGGGTGCCGTGAAGGGCAAGTACGCGGTCGTGCCGCTGCCCGGTGTCGAGAAGGGCTCCATCGCCCCGGCCTTCGCAGGCGGCAACAACATCGGCGTGCTCAGGAGCACCTCGCACCGCACCCTCGCGGTCGACCTCATGAAGTCGCTGACCGGCAAGAGGACCCAGGCCGCGATGTTCGACGCCATGGGCTTCCTGCCGACCTACACGGACGTACGGGCCACGGTCGCCGAGAAGGAGCCCTTCGTCGCACCCTTCGTCGACACGCTCGGCGCGGGCGCCACATTCGTCCCGGCGTCCCCGGCGTGGGGTCAGATCGACGCCTCCCTGGTCCTGCCCACGATGTTCCAGGAGATCGTCAGCGGCCGTAAGGACGTGGCGACCGCCTCGGACGACGCGGCGAAGAAGATGGACGCGGCGTTCGCCGACGCGGGCTGA
- a CDS encoding carbohydrate ABC transporter permease, producing MTANTTVHKAPERPGAGSAPARPPRRRPASPARRSGWTPWLYLLPALVLLGGLLVYPIYQLGLISFLEYTQAQVSGGEPTTFQGLGNYATLFGDSQFWQVLLATVLFATACVLATLFVGCALAVLLTRVRALPRLALMMAALGAWATPAITGSTVWVFLFDPDFGPVNKVLGLGDFSWTYGRYSAFALVLLEVLWCSFPFVMVTVYAGIRAIPGEVLEAASLDGASQWRIWRSVMAPMLRPILIVVTIQSIIWDFKVFTQIYVMTNGGGIAGQNLVLNVYAYQKAFASSQYSLGSAIGVVMLVILLAVTLVYLRLVRRQGEEL from the coding sequence ATGACCGCGAACACGACGGTGCACAAAGCCCCCGAGAGGCCCGGGGCGGGCAGCGCGCCGGCCCGCCCGCCCCGGCGCCGGCCGGCATCACCCGCACGGCGCTCCGGCTGGACCCCCTGGCTGTATCTGCTGCCCGCCCTCGTGCTGCTCGGCGGGCTCCTGGTCTACCCGATCTACCAGCTCGGCCTGATCTCCTTCCTGGAGTACACCCAGGCCCAGGTCAGCGGCGGCGAACCCACCACCTTCCAGGGCCTCGGCAACTACGCGACGCTCTTCGGCGACAGCCAGTTCTGGCAGGTGCTCCTGGCGACCGTGCTCTTCGCCACGGCCTGCGTGCTCGCCACGCTGTTCGTCGGCTGTGCCCTGGCCGTCCTGCTCACCCGTGTCCGTGCCCTGCCGCGGCTCGCCCTGATGATGGCCGCCCTCGGGGCGTGGGCGACCCCGGCGATCACCGGGTCGACCGTGTGGGTCTTCCTCTTCGACCCCGACTTCGGACCGGTCAACAAGGTGCTGGGCCTCGGTGACTTCTCCTGGACGTACGGGCGCTACAGCGCCTTCGCCCTGGTCCTCCTCGAAGTGCTCTGGTGCTCGTTCCCGTTCGTGATGGTGACCGTGTACGCGGGGATCCGCGCGATTCCCGGCGAGGTCCTCGAGGCGGCCTCGCTGGACGGCGCCTCGCAGTGGCGGATCTGGCGGTCGGTGATGGCGCCGATGCTGCGGCCGATCCTGATCGTCGTCACCATCCAGTCGATCATCTGGGACTTCAAGGTCTTCACCCAGATCTACGTCATGACCAACGGCGGCGGCATAGCCGGCCAGAACCTGGTGCTCAACGTCTACGCGTACCAGAAGGCGTTCGCGTCCTCGCAGTACAGCCTCGGATCGGCGATCGGCGTCGTGATGCTCGTGATCCTGCTGGCCGTGACGCTGGTCTATCTGCGCCTGGTACGGCGCCAGGGGGAGGAACTGTGA
- a CDS encoding carbohydrate ABC transporter permease translates to MTTPTTRPRIRRPGRLAAEAAALAIAAVVAFPLYWMVLSALKPAGEVQSTQARPWTLAPSLDSFRRVFEQQDFGRYFLNSLIVAGTVVIASALIAFLAATAVTRFRFRFRTTLLIMFLVAQMVPVEALTIPLFFLMRDFGQLNTLGSLILPHLAFSLPFAIWMLRGFVKAVPDALEEAAYIDGASRTRFLWQILFPLVFPGLVATSVFSFISTWNDFLFAKSFIISDTSQSTLPMALLVFFKPDENDWGGIMAASTVMTVPVLVFFVLVQRRLVSGLGGAVKD, encoded by the coding sequence GTGACCACGCCGACGACCCGTCCGCGTATCCGCAGGCCCGGAAGGCTGGCGGCGGAGGCGGCGGCCCTCGCCATCGCCGCCGTGGTCGCCTTCCCGCTGTACTGGATGGTGCTCTCCGCACTCAAGCCGGCAGGCGAGGTCCAGTCCACGCAGGCCCGCCCCTGGACACTGGCCCCGTCCCTCGACTCGTTCCGCCGGGTCTTCGAACAGCAGGACTTCGGCCGCTACTTCCTCAACAGCCTGATCGTCGCCGGCACGGTCGTCATCGCCTCCGCGCTGATCGCCTTTCTCGCGGCCACGGCCGTGACCCGATTCCGCTTCAGGTTCCGCACCACACTGCTGATCATGTTCCTCGTGGCGCAGATGGTGCCGGTCGAGGCACTCACCATCCCGCTGTTCTTCCTCATGCGGGATTTCGGGCAGCTGAACACCCTTGGCTCACTGATCCTGCCCCACCTCGCCTTCTCGCTGCCGTTCGCGATCTGGATGCTGCGCGGATTCGTCAAGGCCGTCCCGGACGCCCTGGAGGAGGCCGCCTACATCGACGGGGCGAGCCGCACCCGCTTCCTGTGGCAGATCCTCTTCCCGCTCGTCTTCCCGGGCCTCGTGGCGACCAGCGTGTTCTCCTTCATCTCGACCTGGAACGACTTCCTGTTCGCGAAGTCGTTCATCATCAGTGACACCTCCCAGTCGACGCTTCCCATGGCGCTGCTGGTCTTCTTCAAACCCGACGAGAACGACTGGGGAGGGATCATGGCCGCCTCGACGGTCATGACCGTCCCCGTGCTGGTCTTCTTCGTACTCGTACAGCGCCGTCTGGTCTCCGGACTGGGCGGCGCGGTAAAGGACTGA
- a CDS encoding beta-N-acetylhexosaminidase, with product MDNLIPAPVRAVADDRGAFLLDGATTITAGTGTETTGRWLRTTLGAAFGLPLAPGGDGAGNTVDLRIDPAREAEGYRLAVTPDGGVEIAGGSAAGVFWGAQTLRQLLGPEAFRRAPAGPVAARAVPFTDIEDSPRFPWRGLMLDVARHFMPKDDVLRYLDLMAAHKLNVFHFHLTDDQGWRIEIKRHPRLTGTGAWRSRTKYGHRASELWDETPHGGFYTQDDIREIVAYAAERHIRVVPEIDIPGHSQAAISAYPELGNTDVIDTTTLSVWDTWGVNPNVLAPTDNTLRFFEGVFEELLDLFPAATSPFIHIGGDECPKDQWKQSPAAQARMAELGLTGEDELQSWFIRHFDSWLTARGRRLIGWDEILEGGLAEGAAVSSWRGYAGGIAAAEAGHDVVMCPEQQVYLDHRQDGGPDEPMPIGYVRTLEDVYRFEPVPPGLSEEAATHVLGTQANVWTEVMQNRARVDYQVFPRLAAFAEVAWSPLPAPGERDFAGFERRMGTHYARLDALGVGYRPPGGPLPWQRRPGVLGRPIEGPPPHV from the coding sequence GTGGACAACCTGATTCCGGCGCCCGTACGCGCCGTGGCCGACGACCGGGGCGCGTTCCTCCTGGACGGGGCCACCACCATCACGGCGGGGACCGGCACCGAGACCACCGGACGCTGGCTGCGCACCACCCTCGGGGCCGCGTTCGGCCTTCCGCTCGCCCCGGGGGGCGACGGTGCGGGGAACACCGTCGACCTGCGCATCGACCCCGCCAGGGAGGCCGAGGGCTACCGGCTGGCCGTCACCCCCGACGGGGGCGTGGAGATCGCCGGAGGAAGCGCCGCAGGGGTCTTCTGGGGCGCGCAGACACTCCGTCAGCTCCTCGGCCCCGAGGCGTTCCGCCGCGCACCCGCCGGCCCCGTCGCCGCGCGGGCCGTGCCCTTCACGGACATCGAGGACAGCCCGCGTTTCCCGTGGCGCGGTCTGATGCTCGACGTGGCACGGCACTTCATGCCCAAGGACGACGTCCTGCGCTACCTCGACCTGATGGCAGCCCACAAACTCAACGTCTTCCACTTCCACCTCACCGACGACCAGGGCTGGCGCATCGAGATCAAGCGCCACCCGCGGCTCACGGGGACAGGCGCCTGGCGCTCCCGCACCAAATACGGCCACCGCGCATCGGAGCTCTGGGACGAGACCCCGCACGGCGGTTTCTACACCCAGGACGACATCCGCGAAATCGTCGCCTACGCCGCCGAACGGCATATCCGGGTCGTCCCCGAAATCGACATCCCCGGACACTCGCAGGCAGCGATCAGCGCATATCCGGAACTGGGCAACACCGACGTCATCGACACCACCACCCTTTCCGTCTGGGACACCTGGGGCGTCAATCCGAACGTACTGGCCCCCACTGACAACACCCTCCGCTTCTTCGAAGGGGTCTTCGAGGAACTGCTCGACCTCTTCCCCGCCGCCACCTCGCCGTTCATCCATATCGGTGGTGACGAATGCCCCAAGGACCAGTGGAAACAGTCGCCGGCCGCGCAGGCCCGGATGGCCGAACTCGGTCTCACCGGTGAGGACGAACTGCAGTCCTGGTTCATCCGGCACTTCGACAGCTGGCTCACCGCCCGGGGCCGCCGGCTCATCGGCTGGGACGAGATCCTCGAGGGCGGCCTCGCCGAGGGCGCCGCGGTGTCGTCGTGGAGGGGCTACGCGGGCGGCATCGCCGCCGCCGAGGCCGGGCACGACGTCGTGATGTGCCCCGAGCAGCAGGTCTACCTGGACCACCGTCAGGACGGCGGCCCCGACGAGCCGATGCCCATCGGGTACGTACGCACCCTGGAGGACGTCTACCGCTTCGAACCCGTCCCCCCGGGCCTCTCCGAAGAGGCGGCCACCCACGTCCTCGGCACCCAGGCCAACGTCTGGACCGAGGTCATGCAGAACAGGGCCCGCGTCGACTACCAGGTCTTCCCGCGGCTCGCGGCCTTCGCCGAGGTCGCCTGGTCCCCCCTCCCGGCGCCCGGGGAGCGGGACTTCGCCGGATTCGAGCGCCGCATGGGCACGCACTACGCCCGGCTCGACGCCCTGGGGGTCGGCTACCGGCCCCCGGGCGGCCCGCTGCCGTGGCAACGGCGGCCGGGCGTCCTGGGTCGCCCGATCGAGGGACCGCCCCCGCACGTGTGA
- a CDS encoding xanthine dehydrogenase family protein subunit M produces the protein MTTHAPQAMQSVTLPASLDEAVAALGAMPAAVPVAGGTDLMASVNKGLLRPSGLVGLGRISELRGWHYQDGHALLGAGLTHARMGRPDFAALIPALAASARAAGPPQIRNAGTLGGNIATAAPTGDALPVLAALEADLVIAGPGGARREIPVSHLLAGREMLEPAELIGFVRVPLLHAPQIFLKATGRTGPGRATASVAIVLDPARRGVRCAVGAIAPMPLRPLEAERWIASLIDWDGERGLAPDALAAFGEYVAAACIPDQAPPDDGGEAPPLPPAVQHLRRTVAALARRALGRALS, from the coding sequence TTGACCACGCACGCACCGCAGGCGATGCAGTCGGTGACGCTCCCGGCCTCGCTCGACGAGGCCGTGGCGGCTCTCGGCGCCATGCCTGCCGCCGTCCCCGTGGCCGGGGGCACGGACCTCATGGCGTCCGTCAACAAGGGCCTCCTGAGGCCCTCGGGGCTGGTCGGCCTGGGCCGGATCAGCGAACTGCGGGGCTGGCACTACCAGGACGGCCACGCCCTCCTCGGGGCCGGCCTCACCCACGCGCGCATGGGGCGGCCCGACTTCGCCGCCCTCATCCCCGCGCTGGCCGCGTCCGCGCGCGCCGCGGGCCCGCCCCAGATCCGTAACGCCGGAACGCTTGGCGGCAACATCGCCACCGCGGCCCCGACCGGCGACGCCCTGCCGGTACTGGCGGCACTGGAGGCCGATCTGGTCATCGCGGGACCCGGGGGAGCCCGACGGGAGATCCCCGTCTCGCACCTGCTGGCAGGCCGCGAGATGCTCGAGCCCGCCGAGCTGATCGGCTTCGTCCGCGTACCGCTCCTGCACGCCCCCCAGATCTTCCTCAAGGCCACCGGCCGTACCGGTCCCGGGCGTGCCACCGCCTCCGTCGCGATCGTCCTGGACCCGGCGCGGCGCGGCGTGCGCTGCGCGGTCGGCGCGATCGCCCCCATGCCGCTGAGGCCCCTGGAGGCCGAACGCTGGATCGCCTCCCTGATCGACTGGGACGGCGAACGCGGCCTGGCACCCGACGCGCTGGCCGCCTTCGGCGAGTACGTGGCCGCGGCCTGCATCCCGGACCAGGCACCACCGGACGACGGGGGAGAGGCGCCACCGCTGCCTCCCGCCGTACAGCACCTGCGGCGCACGGTCGCCGCGCTCGCCCGACGCGCACTGGGGAGGGCACTGTCGTGA